A single genomic interval of Astyanax mexicanus isolate ESR-SI-001 chromosome 4, AstMex3_surface, whole genome shotgun sequence harbors:
- the LOC125801199 gene encoding zinc finger protein 271-like, producing the protein MEPSPDMEKHQHSVKSFTKQSDLKKHQRIHTGEKPYHCSDCGKSFNQQSNLKNHQRIHTGEKPYYCFDCGKSFTQQSHLKIHQRIHTGEKPYYCSDCGKSFTEQSTLKKHQRIHTGEKPYHCSDCGKSFNQQITLKLHQRIHTGEKPYHCSDCGKSFTQQSNLKKHQRIHTGEKPYYCFVCGKSFTKQSHLKLHQRIHTGEKPYHCSDCGKSFNQQGHLKIHQRIHTGEKPYYCSDCGKSFNHQSTLKLHQRIHTGEKPYHCFDCGKSFTKQSSLKLHQRIHTGEKLYYCFDCGKSFNRQSNLKIHQRIHTGEKPYYCSDCGKSFNQQSDLKKHQRIHTGEKPHHCSDCGKSFTEQSSLKIHQRIHTGEKPYHCSDCDKCFTTQSNLKIHQRIHTGEKPYYCFDCGKSFTQQSNLKIHQRIHTGEKPYHCSDCGKSFTLQSELILHQCIHKR; encoded by the coding sequence atggagccaagtcccgacatggagaaacatcagcactctgtcaagagttttactaaacagagtgatctcaaaaaacaccagcgcattcacacaggagagaaaccgtatcactgctcagactgtgggaagagttttaatcaacagagtaatctcaaaaatcaccagcgcattcacacaggagagaaaccgtattactgtttcgactgtgggaagagttttactcaacagagtcatctcaaaatacaccagcgcattcacacaggagagaaaccgtattactgctccgattgtgggaagagttttactgaacagagtactctcaaaaaacaccagcgcattcacacaggagagaaaccgtatcactgctcagactgtgggaagagttttaatcaacagattactctcaaactgcaccagcgcattcacacaggagagaaaccgtatcactgctcagactgtgggaagagttttactcaacagagtaatctcaaaaaacaccagcgcattcacacaggagagaaaccatattactgtttcgtctgtgggaagagttttactaaacagagtcatctcaaactgcaccagcgcattcacacaggagagaaaccgtatcactgctcagactgtgggaagagttttaatcaacagggtcatctcaaaatacaccagcgcattcacacaggagagaaaccgtattactgctcagactgtgggaagagttttaatcatcagagtactctcaaactgcaccagcgcattcacacaggagagaaaccgtatcactgtttcgactgtgggaagagttttactaaacagagtagtctcaaactgcatcagcgcattcacacaggagagaaactgtattactgtttcgactgtgggaagagttttaatcgtcagagtaatctcaaaatacaccagcgcattcacacaggagagaaaccgtattactgctcagactgtgggaagagttttaatcaacagagtgatctcaaaaaacaccagcgcattcacacaggagagaaaccgcatcactgctccgattgtgggaagagttttactgaacagagtagtctcaaaatacatcaacgcattcacacaggagagaaaccgtatcactgctcagactgtgataagtgttttactacacagagtaatctcaaaatacaccagcgcattcacacaggagagaaaccgtattactgtttcgactgtgggaagagttttactcaacagagtaatctcaaaatacaccagcgcattcacacaggagagaaaccgtatcactgttcagactgtgggaagagttttactttacagagtgaacttatattacatcagtgcattcacaaaagatag